The Neobacillus sp. OS1-2 genome includes a window with the following:
- the cybH gene encoding Ni/Fe-hydrogenase, b-type cytochrome subunit, translating into MGAPKLPTQMPGQSPEYPVINSENSLHPERPILYKQVKNEVRAYVWELPVRIFHWLNMLAIFVLMGTGIYIGKPFAAAGIPEEAYYSNLMGWMRYIHFFAAFIFVINLMFRLYWVAIGNKFATSNPFRWIFWKELFEAVKFYLFLKNKKPHYVGHNPLAQLSYWIFIGLGSWIVMLTGFYMYFEPQPESFWAKLFIWIPYLFGGESYTIRSWHHLAAWGFMLFTVIHVYLAVRDDYLDRNGCISSMFTGYKTTTNKSVGEKDER; encoded by the coding sequence ATGGGTGCGCCAAAATTACCGACCCAAATGCCTGGCCAATCCCCTGAATATCCGGTGATCAACAGCGAGAACTCTTTACACCCTGAGAGACCAATACTGTACAAACAAGTAAAAAATGAAGTTAGGGCCTATGTTTGGGAATTGCCTGTACGGATTTTCCATTGGTTAAATATGCTGGCAATCTTTGTATTAATGGGCACTGGCATTTACATCGGTAAACCATTTGCAGCTGCCGGGATTCCCGAGGAAGCCTATTATTCTAATCTCATGGGCTGGATGCGATATATTCACTTTTTTGCTGCCTTTATCTTTGTGATCAATCTAATGTTTCGCTTGTATTGGGTTGCGATTGGGAACAAGTTTGCCACATCAAACCCTTTCAGATGGATCTTTTGGAAGGAACTATTTGAAGCCGTTAAATTCTATTTATTTTTAAAAAATAAAAAGCCGCACTATGTGGGCCATAACCCACTGGCACAGTTAAGCTACTGGATCTTTATCGGGTTGGGTTCGTGGATTGTTATGCTGACAGGTTTCTATATGTATTTTGAACCACAGCCGGAATCCTTCTGGGCAAAGTTGTTTATCTGGATTCCTTATCTATTCGGTGGTGAAAGCTATACGATTCGTTCCTGGCATCATCTTGCCGCATGGGGCTTCATGTTATTTACTGTCATTCACGTATATTTAGCTGTCCGTGATGATTATCTGGACCGAAATGGCTGTATATCATCGATGTTTACAGGTTATAAAACAACTACGAATAAGTCAGTTGGTGAAAAGGATGAAAGATAG
- a CDS encoding nickel-dependent hydrogenase large subunit codes for MSERIVVDPITRIEGHLRVEVDVDDQGVINEAFSSGTSVRGLELIVKDRDPRDVWAYVQRICGVCTTVHALTSIRAVEDALKIKIPRNAHLIRDIMNEAQFIHDHVVHFYHLHALDWVDVVSATSADPAETSKLAQSISNWPKSSPGYFTDVQNKVKKLVQSGQLGIFANGYWGHKAYKLPPEVNLLAVAHYLEALDWQKEIVKIHTIFGGKNPHPHYVVGGMATPLDIDSDNGVHAERLMHISQIINQAREFVTQVYIPDLLAIGSFYKDWTYGGGLNNFLCYGDFSTGDLYDTKLYRMPRGIVLNGNLKEVLDVDLKDPKHVQEFIDHSWYTYDGKEGGKGKHPFDGETTLNYTGPKAPFKTLETDKQYSWLKAPRWKEHPMETGPLARMLVGYAAGKEEIVTNVDDTLKKLDLPITALQSALGRTIARGLETVLISGWLRNDMDELLKNVRSGNQTTFDRSKWEPSTWPERAKGVGWMEAPRGALGHWIDIKDGKTINYQAVVPTTWNASPRDHKNKIGAYEAALIGTPMINKEQPLEIMRIIHSFDPCLACAVHLTDLQTNKTTEVRLG; via the coding sequence ATGAGTGAGCGCATTGTGGTTGATCCAATAACAAGAATTGAAGGTCACCTTCGTGTAGAAGTAGATGTGGATGACCAAGGTGTCATTAATGAAGCATTCAGCTCCGGTACTTCTGTCCGCGGCCTGGAGTTAATTGTTAAAGATCGGGACCCACGTGATGTTTGGGCATATGTCCAGCGAATTTGCGGTGTATGCACAACAGTGCATGCGCTTACATCGATTCGGGCTGTAGAAGATGCATTGAAAATAAAAATCCCCAGAAATGCCCATCTAATCCGGGATATTATGAACGAAGCCCAATTTATCCATGACCATGTTGTCCATTTTTACCATTTGCATGCGTTAGACTGGGTCGATGTGGTCAGCGCAACTAGTGCGGATCCAGCGGAGACCTCCAAACTTGCCCAGTCGATTTCAAATTGGCCCAAATCATCACCAGGCTACTTCACGGATGTGCAAAATAAAGTGAAAAAATTAGTCCAAAGTGGGCAGTTGGGGATTTTTGCTAATGGTTATTGGGGCCATAAGGCGTACAAACTTCCCCCAGAAGTAAACTTACTTGCCGTGGCCCATTATTTAGAGGCGTTAGATTGGCAGAAGGAAATTGTCAAAATTCATACCATTTTTGGTGGTAAAAACCCGCACCCGCATTATGTAGTGGGAGGAATGGCGACACCTCTTGATATTGATAGTGATAACGGTGTACATGCAGAAAGACTTATGCATATTTCACAGATTATTAATCAGGCGCGGGAATTTGTTACCCAAGTCTATATTCCTGATTTACTTGCAATTGGATCTTTTTATAAAGACTGGACATATGGCGGAGGTTTAAATAATTTCCTATGCTATGGAGATTTCTCTACAGGCGACCTTTACGATACAAAGCTTTACCGGATGCCACGGGGAATTGTCTTAAATGGCAACTTGAAAGAGGTTTTAGATGTTGACCTTAAGGATCCTAAGCATGTACAGGAATTTATCGATCACTCCTGGTATACCTATGATGGAAAAGAAGGCGGCAAAGGAAAACATCCATTCGATGGTGAAACTACATTGAATTACACTGGTCCAAAAGCACCGTTCAAAACATTGGAAACTGACAAACAATATAGCTGGCTAAAAGCTCCTCGCTGGAAAGAGCATCCGATGGAAACTGGCCCACTCGCTAGGATGTTGGTTGGCTATGCGGCTGGAAAAGAAGAGATTGTAACAAACGTCGATGATACCTTGAAAAAGCTTGACCTGCCAATAACGGCATTACAATCAGCACTTGGACGCACCATTGCACGTGGCCTTGAAACAGTGTTGATTTCAGGGTGGTTGCGTAACGATATGGATGAACTATTGAAAAATGTAAGGAGCGGCAACCAAACGACCTTTGACCGATCAAAATGGGAACCAAGCACATGGCCGGAACGGGCCAAAGGTGTTGGCTGGATGGAAGCACCACGCGGCGCACTTGGACATTGGATTGATATTAAAGATGGAAAAACGATTAACTACCAAGCTGTGGTTCCTACTACCTGGAACGCATCTCCGCGGGATCATAAAAATAAAATCGGGGCTTACGAAGCAGCACTTATAGGTACACCAATGATAAATAAAGAGCAGCCACTCGAAATTATGCGGATCATTCATTCTTTTGACCCATGTCTTGCCTGTGCTGTTCATTTAACTGATTTGCAAACAAATAAAACGACTGAAGTTCGTTTAGGTTAG
- a CDS encoding HyaD/HybD family hydrogenase maturation endopeptidase translates to MKDRKLDKKITILGIGNTLFSDEGVGIHLLPILEKAFKDDENIEIIEGLTDGMKLLGPVEDAENLIIIDAINAGKEGGTIIKLEAEEIPAYFGIKMSVHQLGFQEVLLAAKMRERYPKEIIMFGMQPSSLQLGIGLTETNQSKLEELATVVVNHVNSWRIVS, encoded by the coding sequence ATGAAAGATAGGAAACTAGATAAAAAAATCACGATTTTAGGTATCGGCAACACCCTCTTCTCTGATGAGGGTGTTGGCATCCATCTTTTGCCAATACTTGAGAAAGCGTTTAAGGACGATGAAAATATCGAAATTATTGAGGGCTTAACAGACGGTATGAAGTTGCTTGGTCCTGTTGAGGATGCTGAAAACCTTATCATTATTGATGCGATTAATGCCGGCAAGGAAGGCGGAACCATTATCAAGTTAGAAGCTGAAGAGATTCCCGCCTATTTTGGGATCAAAATGTCCGTCCACCAGCTGGGCTTTCAAGAGGTCTTATTGGCAGCGAAAATGCGCGAACGATATCCGAAGGAAATCATTATGTTCGGGATGCAGCCATCCTCACTGCAATTGGGGATTGGACTGACAGAAACCAATCAAAGCAAGCTTGAGGAGCTGGCTACGGTCGTTGTAAACCATGTCAATAGTTGGAGAATTGTGTCATGA
- the hypB gene encoding hydrogenase nickel incorporation protein HypB produces the protein MKVTLRTDVLTNNNMAADFNRELFQQTRTLVINLMSSPGAGKTTLLEETVKEISGKYRIAVIEGDLATERDADRIRAMGAKAVQINTHGGCHLDARMVAAALGEFDLEEIDILFIENVGNLVCPSGYDLGQQHKIAVLSVPEGNDKIPKYPQMFMRTELVLLNKIDLLPYLDFNVDEARKDLTEINPKSNLLPLSARTQEGLHEWFSWIEGAYLKCIKR, from the coding sequence ATGAAAGTGACATTAAGAACAGATGTGTTAACAAATAACAATATGGCCGCAGACTTCAATCGAGAACTATTCCAACAAACTAGAACCCTAGTGATCAATCTAATGAGTTCTCCCGGAGCAGGTAAGACAACCCTGTTAGAAGAAACGGTCAAGGAGATTTCCGGAAAATATCGAATCGCTGTGATTGAAGGGGATTTAGCCACTGAAAGGGATGCAGATCGGATTCGGGCCATGGGAGCAAAAGCAGTTCAAATTAATACCCATGGCGGCTGCCATCTTGATGCTCGCATGGTTGCCGCGGCATTAGGAGAATTCGATCTTGAAGAAATCGATATCCTTTTCATCGAAAACGTCGGTAATCTTGTATGTCCATCTGGCTATGATCTTGGGCAACAGCATAAAATCGCTGTTTTAAGTGTACCAGAAGGGAATGATAAAATTCCGAAATACCCACAAATGTTTATGCGTACGGAACTTGTTCTCTTAAATAAAATTGATTTGCTTCCATACCTTGATTTTAATGTGGATGAAGCCAGAAAGGACCTAACTGAAATTAATCCCAAGTCCAATCTTTTACCACTTTCCGCCCGGACACAGGAAGGGCTTCATGAATGGTTTTCTTGGATTGAAGGAGCTTATCTAAAATGTATAAAGCGGTAA
- the tatC gene encoding twin-arginine translocase subunit TatC: MEDKELNLVDHLEELRKRIIISALAFVVFFIIAFIYVDDIYKWFVGDQKLLVLGPSDIMWIYFMLAGVVALAGMIPVLALQIWLFVKPALRPVERRITLSYVPALFLLFIIGLAFGYFAIFPMVLNFLVNIGQDMFVTNFTAERYFSFILNMTLPFGVLFELPVVVMFLTSLGIINPFVLSKIRKYAYFVLIIIAVVITPPDFMSDFVVTLPLLLLYEVSINLSKFVYRKRLKKQQEAEQDEDKEEVAEV; the protein is encoded by the coding sequence ATGGAAGATAAAGAATTAAATTTAGTTGATCATTTAGAGGAACTACGCAAACGGATTATCATTTCTGCTCTGGCCTTTGTCGTCTTTTTTATTATTGCCTTTATTTATGTAGACGATATTTATAAATGGTTTGTTGGCGATCAAAAATTGCTTGTTCTGGGTCCAAGTGATATAATGTGGATTTATTTTATGCTCGCAGGCGTTGTTGCTCTAGCAGGAATGATTCCAGTCCTGGCATTACAAATTTGGCTGTTTGTCAAGCCTGCCTTGAGGCCGGTAGAAAGAAGAATAACTCTTTCCTATGTTCCTGCATTATTTCTTTTATTTATTATTGGTCTTGCCTTTGGATACTTTGCCATTTTTCCAATGGTCTTGAACTTTTTAGTGAACATTGGTCAAGACATGTTTGTGACAAACTTCACTGCTGAGAGGTACTTTAGTTTTATTTTGAATATGACTCTTCCGTTCGGAGTGTTGTTCGAGCTGCCGGTAGTGGTCATGTTTTTAACTTCACTTGGAATTATCAACCCGTTTGTATTATCAAAAATTCGTAAGTATGCCTATTTCGTTCTAATTATTATTGCCGTTGTGATTACACCGCCGGACTTTATGTCAGATTTCGTCGTAACGTTACCACTATTGCTTCTATATGAAGTCAGTATTAATTTATCGAAGTTTGTATACCGAAAACGACTGAAGAAACAACAAGAAGCAGAGCAAGATGAGGATAAGGAAGAAGTCGCAGAAGTCTAA
- a CDS encoding hydrogenase maturation nickel metallochaperone HypA, translated as MHEMSLMGDILQLVQEDAAARGIQKVEKVELIVGEIANAMPNALRMAFDLFRDQNLHLFSENAELVIHLEEAKAKCVLCGKEYRPDQKIALCPCCLVPSGQVLAGETFQVLSYEGSHKK; from the coding sequence ATGCATGAAATGTCGTTAATGGGTGATATTCTTCAGCTTGTCCAGGAGGATGCAGCAGCAAGGGGCATTCAAAAAGTCGAAAAGGTAGAACTAATTGTCGGCGAGATTGCAAATGCCATGCCTAATGCATTAAGAATGGCGTTTGATTTATTCCGTGATCAAAATCTACATCTATTTTCAGAGAATGCCGAACTTGTTATTCATCTTGAAGAAGCAAAAGCCAAATGTGTTCTATGTGGCAAAGAGTACAGGCCAGATCAGAAAATTGCTCTATGTCCATGCTGTCTTGTTCCTTCAGGACAAGTGCTGGCAGGGGAAACATTCCAGGTTTTATCATACGAAGGGAGTCATAAAAAATGA
- a CDS encoding twin-arginine translocase TatA/TatE family subunit, with translation MFSNIGIPGLILILTLALIIFGPKKLPEIGKAFGQTLKEFKKSTRELTDDVMEDIKEEKNNLTK, from the coding sequence ATGTTTTCTAATATCGGAATACCCGGATTAATTTTGATTTTAACACTAGCGCTTATTATTTTTGGACCAAAGAAACTACCGGAAATCGGAAAAGCATTTGGACAAACTTTAAAGGAATTTAAGAAATCAACCCGCGAACTTACGGATGATGTAATGGAAGATATCAAAGAAGAAAAGAACAACTTGACTAAATAA
- a CDS encoding hydrogenase small subunit has translation MKRQRTVYEAATDMGFSRRDFLKMCTTLAATLGLEFTQSDQVVKAMETKSRVPVVWLQFQDCTGCSESFIRSSQPKTENVLLEMISLEYSEVLSAPSGHRAETSMKQVLKDYKGDYVLAVEGSIPDDDAFLTVGGQSAKETFLEMATGAKVIIAYGSCSSWGGIAAAHPNPTGAKPVTGFVKNTPTILVPGCPPIAEVMTGVIAHIITFGKLPELDHFGRPKAFYRHRIHDKCNRRAYFDAGLFVESFDDEGAKQGYCLYKVGCKGPTTYNSCAEMRWNSGVSYPIQSGNPCIGCSENGFWDNGPFYTRRAKIPGTQTTINPDAVGLATIGLTTAGIAVHAAGTVVKKKLDDKRGEEHE, from the coding sequence ATGAAGAGACAGAGAACAGTATATGAAGCCGCAACCGACATGGGTTTTAGCCGGCGTGACTTCCTAAAAATGTGTACAACTTTGGCTGCCACGCTTGGGTTGGAGTTTACACAGTCCGATCAAGTTGTTAAAGCCATGGAGACCAAGTCAAGGGTACCCGTTGTTTGGCTGCAATTTCAGGATTGCACCGGTTGTTCCGAATCATTTATTCGTTCATCACAACCGAAAACTGAAAATGTCTTATTAGAAATGATTTCACTTGAATATTCAGAGGTTCTTTCCGCACCTTCCGGCCATCGAGCAGAGACTTCCATGAAACAGGTACTAAAGGATTATAAAGGAGACTATGTGCTTGCAGTGGAAGGGAGCATTCCTGATGATGATGCCTTCTTAACAGTTGGTGGTCAATCGGCGAAGGAAACCTTCCTGGAAATGGCCACAGGGGCAAAAGTAATTATTGCCTATGGATCTTGTTCATCATGGGGTGGAATTGCGGCCGCTCATCCGAATCCAACTGGCGCTAAACCCGTCACCGGCTTTGTCAAAAATACACCAACCATCCTTGTTCCGGGCTGCCCGCCAATTGCTGAAGTCATGACCGGAGTTATTGCTCACATTATAACATTTGGAAAATTACCGGAACTGGATCATTTTGGACGCCCGAAAGCGTTTTATCGCCACCGGATCCATGATAAATGCAACCGAAGAGCCTATTTTGATGCCGGCCTATTTGTTGAATCCTTTGATGATGAAGGGGCTAAACAAGGATATTGTTTATATAAAGTGGGCTGTAAAGGTCCAACCACCTATAACTCTTGTGCCGAAATGCGCTGGAATAGCGGGGTAAGCTACCCGATTCAATCAGGTAACCCATGCATCGGCTGCTCAGAGAATGGTTTCTGGGATAACGGTCCGTTCTATACAAGAAGAGCTAAAATACCTGGAACACAAACAACTATTAATCCAGATGCCGTAGGCTTAGCAACGATTGGTTTGACGACGGCGGGTATAGCCGTTCATGCCGCCGGGACAGTAGTTAAGAAAAAGTTAGATGATAAACGAGGTGAAGAACATGAGTGA